CATATATATAGCCCTGCCAGGCCGAGTTCCGACATGCAGAGGACCACCGAGTTGTGCGCGGTCAGGTGATGGTGCTCTGTGAAATTATGAAACCCCACTCCAAGGATGGGTCGCCAGAAAAGAAGGTTCAGCCCCGTCGCCCAGGCGTCGATACGGCCGCTCGCCGAGGCCTCGTCGATCGACATGTCGGACATCCTGCTAGGACCCAGTGCCAGCGCCGCAGCGCTGAAGATAGCACCTGTGATCAGGCCTTTCACCAGCCCTATCCTTTTGCAGAGCAGCATCGTTGATACGGCCAGAAGCCCGAGGAAGGTACCCCTGGAATTTGTCAGATACAGAGCGTAGATCAATATGGCGAGGGACAGGATCCAGAGGATCCTCTTCAGTATCCCTATCTTTTTATTCAGTGATTTAAGCATGGCGAAAGGTGTAAAGGCGAGTATGGTCAACCCGAGATCGTTCGGGTCTGAGAAGATCCCGATCCACCTGATCCTTCCCTCATACATCGTCTGTCCCGCGATATCATATCCTCTGACATACTGCAGGATCCCGTTCAGTGAAAGTGCCAGGGTCATGAAAAAGAGCAGGTAAAATGTCTGTTTGAGTTGATTCGGATCGACAATCAGGTTGACGATCATGAAAAAGAGGAGAAACACGGGCAGAAAGTCGCTGAACGATTCCTGCGCGCCTGTCAGGTAGAAACGCTGAAGGTGACTCAGTGGTATAAGCAGGAAGAAGACCAACATGAAGATGCTCTGTCTGTTGTTGACCACTCTCATCGGCCGTTTCTCTATTGCGGCGTGCAGTATGAGAGTGCCGAGGAGCACGAACGCGAGAGCGAGCATCAGTGGTTGTTCCCTCAGCGCCGGAACGAATTCCTGGGGACGCAGGTATGTCATCGTCAGATAGATAAGGAGTCCCTGGTATGGATAGAAGAATACAATGGTTCCCACTATCCCCCCGGCGAACACCACCAGCGCGGCTTTAGCGGAGACCAGAAGCAGTGTGATCGCGAATGCCGCGAACACCGTTGCCAGGACCGGTATGACAGATTTGTTCCTCATCGGTCAGTCAGTTTATTTTATTCGCGCCTCAATCGCAATTGATATTTATTTCCGGGTATGTTGAAATCTACCGAAAGGGACTCATCTGGTATTCTTTTTGCAGATTGGATGGTTCAAGAGTAAATCGGGTTTTTGAGGATCAACGGGAAAAGACAGGATATGCCTGAAGAACGATCATTCTTTTTCAGAACTGAAGACAGGCCTCTATACGGGCGGTTGTATGCGCCTGGTGGGGGCACTCCGCCAGCCGGGAGCAGGGGGCTGGTGATCTGCGATTCGCTCTTCGAAGAGAAGTTCTGGTGCGAGAGGGTCCATTCCAATCTTGCGAGGCGTCTTTCCTGTGCTGGATGGACGGTACTGACCTTTGATTATTACGGGTACGGCAATAGCGGGGGAGACAGCGACGATGTGACTCTGACCTCGATATATGAGGATATCGGAGCGGCCTGTGACCTGCTAAGGGGAAAGGGTGTGGACACAGTATCGCTGCTCGGGTTGAGATGGGGAGCTCTTCCAGCATGCGAAGTGGCGTCCAGGAGAGAGGATATCGACAGCATATTCCTGGTAAACCCGGTCAGGAAATGGAAAAAACAGTTTATGAAGGCCCTCAGGGCCAATGTGGCGGGGCAATACGCGATCTTTAAAAAGGTCGTCATGACCAGGGATAAGATCATCGAGGAACTTCTCTCCGGCGGCGACTGCGTCAGATCCGGATACCATATGAACAATATCGATGGATATCTCATATCGAATAAATTCTTCGAAGAGGTATCCGATGCTGCTTTCCCTGAAGCTCTTCCCGGCAATATTTCAAAAGCGGCAGTGATAACGATACCGGAAAATCAGGCATCGTCCGAAGCCTCAGTCGACCCGCTTGCCGAGACCTGGAGGTCTGCCGGTGCCGACTGCGAAGACGTTTTTATAGCGGAAGACAACGCTTTCTGGATAAATAACAGGATATTTACTTCCGATACACCGAGATTTTTCAGTGTCATGGAAGGTCTTCTTGGATCTGTCGGGGATATTGTTCCCGGGGCCAGCAAGGGAGTTCCATCGATCACCGAGGCACCGTCATGTGTCATCGATGGTGTTCGGGAGGAGGCGGTCACGGTCATCTCGCCGGACGGTCACCAATTGTGTGGAGTGACTTACGTGCCGGAGAACGGCCCGCGGAATGAGGGCTTTGTTTTCACCCACGGTGGACTGATAGGCATGAACGGCGCTTTCAGGTTCAATACGAGAGCGGCGAGGAGACTGGCCAGGGCCGGTTATCCGGCCATTTGCTGCGACACTCATGGGATGGGCAGGTCGGGCGGACTGATCGAGAACCAGGAGCAGAGAGTCCTGTTCAGAGAGATCTGCGCCGGACTGTTCGCCGGTGACGTTCATGCTGCGGCATCGTACTTGAAGGAAAAGGCCTCTGTTGAAAAAATTGCTCTTTTCGGAGTCTGTGGCGGAGCGATAACCAATATCCTCTCCCACAGCATCTATGAAGATATCGACGAATCTATTCTTCTCAGTGTGCCGGTCATGTTGCCGAGTCTCGATTACGGCGAGGTCAGGATGAGCGAGGGATTCGCGAAGTTCTACCTGGGACTTTATCTGCGGAAGATCTTCAACCCCGTCGCATGGTACCGTTTCATCACAGGTAAAAGTGAGACTGACAAGATCGGCAAATCGTTGAAAGTCGCCCTGGGCGGTATGATGAAGAAACTGTCGGGAGTCGGCAGAAAGACCGGGAACACTCCCAAGCCAGTGGGCAGCGGAGGGACTCCGGCATCTGGTTCCTGCGTGGCTGCGAAAAAGGAAGTCAGGGGCGGGCTCAGTGTCACTGTTCCCGGTGCGGGAGACCTGCAGTTCAACAAAGGATTTCTCGACGCTTACAACCGTATCACGGGCCGGGGTGGACGCGTGTATTTCATCTTCGGCGAACATGACAATTTCAAGTATGAGTTCAACAGCGAATTTGTCGACGCGATGCCGGAAGAGTTCCAGGCGGGAATAGACGCAGTGACTGTCGAAGAGATAGCTCAAGCCAACCACATGTACACATTGCGCGAATGGCAGGATATCATCATAGACAAATGTATGGCCTGGATAACACCTGGTTGATGGCAGTACGACTTATGCTGCCAGCCAGAGAATCCACACGAAATCTCCGCTAGTCGACCTCAAGTCCGGTCAGCAGGCCTCAGTCGCTGTCCGCGGATTTTTCCAGTCTGTCTCTCACCATCTTGACGACAGACTCATCGGATGCTTCCTCGAGCCTCTCGATGGCTTCCTGCCTCTTCATGTAGCCTCCCCTGACAAGTCCGGCCAGTTCGAAGGCGTAGGGGTGGAAGCCCAGTCGCTCCTTGTGTACATCGATACCTACCGCGTTGAGCAGGCAGTTGGTCGAGTTTGGATCTGTGTCGTCCGGTTTTTTCCAGCCGAGATCCTTGATCTGCTCGATGATGGCCTTTTCATCGTATTCAAGAAAGGCCAGGGGACTCACGTTGGTCGGGAAACGTTCAGGTGTGGAGAAATGATCCTCTGTGAGGAAGTAGTTCGACACGCCTTCGCCCACTACTTTGGACATGGGGTCGGTGAACTGTTCCTGCATCGAACGGATCATGTCAGGATTGTTTTTGAAGATCGAGGCTTCCACCGGGGCTTGTCCCGGTGACCAGCCATAGAAGATGAATGGGATGTTTCCCTCGATCGCAAGACGAAGGGCGACAAACTTGACTATCCCCATGCATGTCGTGCAGATCGAGCTGGCTCTTTCCAGTCCCTTGCGCGAATAGATGTCCTCGTCGGCGCAATGCAGGAAGAGCTTACTTAAAGTGTCGAGCCTGGGCTTGTACAGGACATGGTCCACGTTGAGGCCCTCTACGACATTGCGGATATTCTCAAGTGACTGCGGAGAGATAAACCCGTTGTCCAGCGTCATGGCGAGGATCGAAAGGTCGTACTCGTTTTTCAGTACAGCCATCGTGTACGTCGAATCCTTGCCGCCGCTGAACGCCATAATGGCATCGTATCCACCAGTCCGGTTTTTTTCTGCCAGAAGCTTCTCGAAGCGGCCTTTGTATTTTGCCATCGATTTTTTCAGACGTTCCACACCTCTGAACATCCTGCAGAAATTACATACGCCGTCTTCATCGAATTGTATCCCCGGGTATGTTTCGGGGAGAACGCATTTCGTACATCTTTTCATTACAGCCTTCCTCATAATTTCAGTTCGGGCGCGGGAGGCAGCTGCCTCAGGGTCGCCGTCGCTTTTTTCTTTCTCTCCAGATCTTTCCAGGCCCTGTCGACCTGTTCTACGGTCATGCCGATCACCTCGGCTGTTTTTTCTATAGGGACTTCGTTAAACATCGCGTACATCACCAGGTCCAGAGTCTCGTACGGCATGCAGAAGTAGAAATCCTTGTCGCTCACCGGCAGCGAGTAGGTGTCCGGGCTGGGAGTCCTGTCGAGTACTTCCTGCGGCACACCGAGATGCCTGCCGAGTGCGAATACCTGTGCTTTGTAAAGATCGGTAAGTGGCTCGATATCGACCCCTCCGTCTCCAAACTTGACGAAGAAACCCTGGATGGTCTCGGGTAGATTGGTCGTTCCGCATACGATGTAGTGCCGTTTTTCAGCTTCGTAGTATAGCTGTGTCATCCTGACGCGCTGCTTTATATCGTTTGCAGCCATCATTTTCAGGTAATCCTTGTGAGCCAGTCTTTTCGATTCGATTTTTCCTTCAGCGATCTCTACCTCGAGATGGTAGGTGCTGATCCTGTCCCTGTCCAGGAGGTCCTGCGGGAGAGTGAGGCGGAATTTCTGATCGCCGTCGTACTCGGGGAAATATTTTTCTACGACAGAATCACGCTTGGCGTAGACCCCGAAGACATCGAGCATTGGGGATATCTCTACCTCGTGATACCGGATATCGAGTGACTCGGCACATTTTCGGCCATACTCCCTGCTGACCGGGCTTGAGTCCCGTTCTGGAAGCAGAACGCCGAAAACACGGTCCTTACCCAGTGCCTTAACAGCCAGGGCGGCACAGACCGCCGAGTCGATTCCACCGCTGAGGCCTATTATTATCCCTTTTTTGTGAAAATTGTTCTGTACCTGGTCGCGTATGAAATCGACAAGTTGTTCAGTGATACTTTCTACATCGAAATCAAGTACGTTCCGGTTGAATTCCATTCCTGCTTTCCTTCCATCAGAGATTCTTTGTAGTTATTTTTCCGGTCGTTGTCCTGGGAAGCGATTCTCTCAGCTCTATTATCTTTGGTACCATGAAATCTTCAAGATTGCGCGAGCAGTGGGCGATGATCGCCTTCTCGCTGAGTTCAGATCCATCTTTGAGGACGACGAAGGCCTTTACGGCTTCTCCCAGGATATCGTCGGGAACTCCGGTGACAGCAGCCTCTACCACATCTTCAATGGCGTAGAGCGCGTTTTCCACTTCCCTCGGGCTGACCTTTTCGCCCCTGCTTTTTATGATATCGTCCCTGCGCGAGACAAAATAGAGATACCCTTCCTTGTCCATCCTGAAAAGGTCACCTGTATACAGGGACTTTTCCCACGGATGTATGCCGGGCCTGAGCCTGCGGGCAGTCTCTTCGGGCAGTTCCCAGTATCCCTTCATCACGTTGGCTCCTCTTACGACGAGTTCGCCGGTCACGTCGGGGCGGGTGATGAGGTCATCATTTTCATCGACCAGATAGACCTGCTCGTTCGGCATGCCTTTGCCCACCGATTCGGGGCGTATGTCGATCTGGTCCGGGTGAAGGTATGATACCCTCTTGCATTCTGTAAGCCCGTACATCGAGTATATCTTTGTCGAAGGGAAGACATCTCTCAGTCCATTTATGTGGCTGACGGGCAGCGCCGCCGCTGTATTCGTAATGTAGCGAAGATTGCTGAAATCTTCTTTGGCCAGCTCTTTCATCTGGAGCAGGATGGCTGACATCGTCGGTACAATAGGAAAGCCGGTTGCTTTTTCCTCGTGGATGAGTTTGATAGTCTGATATGGATAGGTGAACGAACGCTCGAGTATCACCGTCCCGCTGAACTGAGCGGCCATTATCACCTGGTATAATCCATAGTCGAAGGAAAGGGGGAGGACGTTTATTATCCGGTCGTTCTCCGTGTTCTCAAGATATGTAGATACAGAGGTCGATGCCGCGACCATGTTGAGATGGGTCAGCATGACGCCTTTGGGATTTCCGGTCGATCCGGATGTGTAGATCAGAGCGGCAAGATCGATATCGATAGCTTTTCGTTCGGGCCTTGTTCCGGGCGCGTCGTTCAGTGCTTCGTCCAGCGTCAGGAAAGTAAGGGTGTCCGGCGATGATTCCTTCAGTTCCCCGGCCTTATCTCCAGCACAGATAACGGTTTTCAGTGATTCTGCTTCCGCAGCGGCTTCCGCCGCCTGTCTCCAGCGTGACTGGTGAGTGATCAGGGCGGCTGCCCGGCAATTGCCCAGTATGTATCGTATCTTGTCCGATTTCGTCGTCGGATTGATGATAAGGAAAACGGCATCCGCCTTCAGGACCGCCCAAAGCGCGATAACGGTCTCGGGAGAATTATCGATCAGTATGGCTACCCTGTCTCCATACCCGACTCCTGAATCACGGAGGGTATGCGCTAGCTGGTTCGCCATATTATCGATCTCTCCGAAACTCAGCCTTCGGTCACCGGAGACGAGAGCCTCCCTGTCAGGATGACGCGATGCGCTGTTTTCCAGAAATTCCTGAAGGAGCATGATACCTGCCTGGGCAAAATGGGTCGGCTGATTCAGCCCTGTTTCTTCGTTACGTAGGCTATGAGCTTGTTGAGTGAATCAAAATTGTCGGGGACGAGTTCCTCGTCCAACACTTCGATATCAAATTCATCTTCAATGAAACCAACGACTTCCAGTACTCCTGTCGAATCGATTATACCCGATTCAAGAAAGGAGTCATCGTCGCCAATAGTTGCGTCGTCGGATCCGAAAAGGAAGTTTTCGATGACAAAACTTTTTATCTGTTCCCTGATATCCAAGAGGACCTCCTGCAAATTTTTATTATCATTCGATTGGTACCCTGTATGGACGGTAACCATTTTACATCAGACTGACTATTATGCAAGAAGAAGTCCAAATCTCTTGTAAAATAACAGATTTACCGGGATTCTCCGCGAGGTGTTTCGCCTGGTTTCCCTGTTTTCAGAATGTGCCGTTGAGGTATGGGTTTCGGACCTTTTCCTCACCGATGGTCGTGGCAGGGCCATGACCGCAGAAGACGGCGGTGTCGTCAGGGAGAGTGAACAGTTCGCTTCTGACCGAGGCCACGAGTGTCTCCATGTCGCCGCCGAAGAAGTCGGTCCTGCCGATCGATCCGGCAAACAGTGTGTCGCCTGCAAAAACGGCATCACCCAGGACCAGGCTTATTCCTCCGAGAGTGTGTCCGGGAGTGTGCCGGACCTCTGCTTCGACTTCTCCGAATCGTATCGTGTCACCGGCGGAAAGAAGGGTCTTTACTTCCGGGTATTCCACATCGCCGAGGCCCCAGTGAGGTGAGTCTTCCACAGATTTTTTCATCGTCTCGATATCGTCTCCATGCATGGCGATCCCGATGTCGAATTCACGCGTCAACCCGGCCGCTGATGCCATGTGATCACTGTGTCCATGAGTAAGCACTATCATGACCGGCCTCAGGCCGTCTTCCTTTACAGCGCTGATAATCGAGGGCGAGTCTCCCCCCGGGTCGATGATTATGGCTTCCGAGCTTTTTGTGCAGGATACGATGAAACAGTTTGTACCGAGTGGCCCTACTACGAGGTGCCTGATCCGGATATCATCCATTCTTCGATTTCTCCCCTTTTTGTGGACAGCGCAACGCCCCTGTTGGACAGACAAGCGCCGCCTGCCCGCAGGGGCGGCATCGCTCGGGAACCGACTTCAAGGTCAGCCCCTCGATAATGAGCGCTTCAGTCGGGCAGACGGCAACACAGGCTCCACAGACGATGCACTTGCTGTCGTCAATGCAAATCAGGTCAATATTTTTTTCAACATCTCGTTCTGACATGTCAATTATAACTCTTTCGATCAATATTTTCAATCCAAAGACTATGTATTCAATCCTGAAAAGGTCTTCCTGGATCTTTTTCTCGCCGACAAGGCTTTCATCAAGGTCTTGCCAAGCAGGGATGGTGACGATCTGAGCAGCACTCCGATCAGTTTGGCGCTGCCCAGTCCTTTTCTCGTGATAAGGCCCTCTCTGGTGTTGAGGGCAGAAAGTACCTTGTCCATCGTTCTGTCGTCGAGACTATAGAAGACCTTTCCAGCAAGATAGAATCTCTTGTTCATTCTGCCTTCATTCCGTTTCCACTCTTTCGTGTAGGTCGAAAGTCCACTGGAACTGAAGTCTCCCTTTTCGAAGCATCTGCATATAGTGGTTGCCGCCATGTCACCAGCCATTATCGCGTTCAGGATGCCACCGCCGGTGAACGGGTTGTTCTGATTCGCTGCCTCTCCGACGGCGATAAATCCGTCCACCGCAAGGGAGGGAAGAGAATCGGACAAAAGCGTTCCGCCACACACGAAACGTTTTCTATCGCCTTCCGGGCAGACGCGGTCCATGAACTTTTCGAGGTAGTCCCTGGCGGTGAGGCCTGAGGCCAGCTCGGGGTTGATTCCCACACCGATGTTGGCGCTGCCGTTCCCCTTGGGAAACACCCACCCGTATCCTCCGGGTGCGAAGGTCGACGAAAGATGGAATTCCACATATTTATCCGGAAGATCCACGCATTCGACCAGGTACTGGGCGCAGGAGAAGATCTCGTCGACCCGGGTAGGGCCTTTCAGCCCCGCCCATCTGGGCGAAAGAGATTCGACCCCGTCCGATCCGACTGTGATCTTGCTTTGCACACGGTATTTTCTGCGGGTGGATAACTCGAGGACATTTACGCCGACGACTTTCCCATCTTCGCGAATTAGACCGGTCGCCTGATGTCCAGTTCTTAGTACGGCTCCATTCGAACATGCGGCCTCAGCGATATGGAGGTCGAGGAGTTCACGGTCGACGATGTAACCTATACCCTTCATCTCTTTCTGGTATCTTTTTCCGTCAGGTGAGACGATGGTCAGGCCGTTCACGACGCTGGTGACGAATGGTTCCTTCACATCTATATAGCGGGCTATTCCCTCAGCCGGGCCTATCGCTTCGGCGCAGCGGACCGGGTATCCGATCCTCTCTCTTTTTTCGAGTATCAGCGTGGAAAGACCCAGGCGGGAAACACCAGAAGCGGTCCGGGTACCACCAGGACCGCCACCGATGACAACTACATCGAAACGTTCATCAGTCATCATTCATCAGAAGTAGTAATAGAAGTTCATCGCAAGCGAAAGACCCGAATAATCGATGTCGAAATTAGCGTTATGGATATCGAATTTGCTCTGGGACATCTGGTACTTACCCTCCATACCTGCAGCCAGCTTGTTGGTCAAAAGGTACCGCATGCCGAATTCGATATGGATCCCCGACTGGAATGTGGTCTGGTCGAGGTTTTCATCGGGCAGGTCGTAGCTGGCTCCCAGACCGGTGACGGCGCTGGTCTCAAGCTTCACCATCGGGATCACGCCGGAGAAGCCACCGGCGATATACGGCGCCAGGGCGCTTACTTTCGGTTCGATCAGGTAGTAGGCGAAACCCAGATCGATGGAGAAATAGTAGATTTTCAGTTCTCTCTCGATATCTAGAGGGATATTGTCCGCGTCGGGAATCTCCTGGATGAAATAGCCGACACTCGAATTATTCAGGTAACAGAACGATATATTGCCCCTGAAGAAATGGAAGGGAGTGACCATTCTCTCATACCCTATCGAGGCGTACGGCGATGTGGATATTCCTTCGAAGAAATCCTTTCCACCCTGAAGCTGGGCCCAGAAGCTCAGGTGATCAGTCAGATACTCGTCGTCTGGTCCGTCGATGAACCCGAAACTGAAATTGATGTTGCTAATAGGAATGGGACCGAAATACTTCTTCTTCTTGTAGACCGATGGCCCCGCCTGAATGCTGTTTGCGAAGAAAATGGCAACCAGGACCGAGATGAACAGAAAAGTCTTTTTCATGAATGCTCCCATCGTCTGCGGATATTTCCCTGGACAGAACCCTCTATGGTTAAAGTTACTTCCAGAATTGTTCGAAGTCAATCCAAACATCAATCGTACGACGAGTTTGGTACCAGACAAAGAAATCTCGCAGGTGATTCTCCGGTGTTCGAGAACCGATGCATATTGCCTCCGGGTACGAAGATAAAATCACCTCCAATGAACGGTTTTTCTTCACCCTCGAATGTCAGGATGCCCTCGCCGGACACTATATAGACCTCATGTTCCCATTCGTGCGAGTGGAGGGGAGTGTGTCCTCCCGGGCCGACCTCGAACAGTCTCATCGCGAAATTCGGGGCGCCGTCAGCCTTCGAGATCAGCCAGCGGATCGATACATTCTCGACGCCTTCCATCTTCACTTCGCTGGCTTCGATCTCTGTCGCTTTCCCGATCTTAAGATCCAGCATCTAATACCTTCCTGTCTTTTGAATGCAACATGAGTATTTCCAGGTTCAATGACTCCAATTCAAGAGGACATTAAGAGCATAAGCAGGGGATGGGGAAGGTTACAAGTGGTTTTTAATGGCCGGGAGCAATTCAAATATTTCCCGCTCAGAAAGAATGCCTTGTCTGTTTCCGGCCCAGTGTGATAAATGTCTTTGACTGTGTTTTCCAGGCAGGATACACTGCCGCTGAATTGAGAATCGCGAGTTTGAAAGGGAATGAAAATAAATAAAAGTTAAAACACGAATAATGACAGTCCAGGCAGAGAACCATGCGGACTGAATATTTGTTGTTGTGCAGGGGTAATGAAAAAGGTGACTACAAAACCGAAGGAGGCGACAGGATGAGAAGAATAGTAGCAGTGACAATAGTCTTTGTTTTTGCGTGGCTGACAGTGGCCAATGCAAATGAGACACAAAACCGTGCTCTGGCAGAGGAACTACTCGATGCAATGGAAATGCAGGAGACCATAGAGAAATCGTTCGAGATGGTGAAGGAGATGATTCCCGCCCAGATGAAAGCGATGGGTGTCTCTGAGGAAGCAACCTCGGATGAGGACAAAGAAGCAGCGCAGAAAATGACGGATCTTATTATGAAGGAAGTCAGTTGGGATAATCTGAAGGATGATTACATTACAATCTATGCCGAGACCTTTACGGAAGAAGAGCTCAGGGGGCTTGTCGCTTTCTACAAGAGCCATGTCGGCAGGAAATTCATTGAAAAGCAGCCGGAGCTGATGAAACGATCCATGCAGATTTCTCAAATGAAGATGATGGAACTTATGCCAAAGATACAGGCGTTGACTCAGGAGATGGAAGATCAGGAAACTGCCCGGCCTGAAAGTGACGAATGAGAAGCTGTTTTTCGCTTGTCTGCCACCTGCGCGTAATGTGAAACGTTTTCTTTGTGTGTATTTCGCAAATGCAGCTTTATCTTGACTTTATGCGAAACAACTGCAAAGATTTTTTCTGTCAGTAATGACGATGATGTCGTTACGACATGATTCGAAAATTCCGGTCCGTGAGGAATCGTATGAATGAAAAGAAGACTCCAGGTTGGTTGATCGAGACTCAGAACAAGAGTTGGGAACCTGAGATCCTGATTTCAGGGATAACTCTTACTTTTCTGTTCATCATCTCCAGCCACATTTACAACTTTTATGGAATGCTGACCCAGGATTTTGGTGTATATGACAAGATCACAAAATTGTCATACGGTATTTCAGTATACACACTGGTCGGGCTGAAGATCATCCTGGTCGTTCATTTAATATTAAGGGGGATATGGACAGGCTTTGTCGGGTTGAGCTATGTGTATCCAGATGGTGTTAACAGACAAAGATTACGCAAGGCTGACACCGATGTTGATTTCTATAAACCTGAACAATATGTC
The window above is part of the Candidatus Latescibacterota bacterium genome. Proteins encoded here:
- a CDS encoding alpha/beta hydrolase, encoding MPEERSFFFRTEDRPLYGRLYAPGGGTPPAGSRGLVICDSLFEEKFWCERVHSNLARRLSCAGWTVLTFDYYGYGNSGGDSDDVTLTSIYEDIGAACDLLRGKGVDTVSLLGLRWGALPACEVASRREDIDSIFLVNPVRKWKKQFMKALRANVAGQYAIFKKVVMTRDKIIEELLSGGDCVRSGYHMNNIDGYLISNKFFEEVSDAAFPEALPGNISKAAVITIPENQASSEASVDPLAETWRSAGADCEDVFIAEDNAFWINNRIFTSDTPRFFSVMEGLLGSVGDIVPGASKGVPSITEAPSCVIDGVREEAVTVISPDGHQLCGVTYVPENGPRNEGFVFTHGGLIGMNGAFRFNTRAARRLARAGYPAICCDTHGMGRSGGLIENQEQRVLFREICAGLFAGDVHAAASYLKEKASVEKIALFGVCGGAITNILSHSIYEDIDESILLSVPVMLPSLDYGEVRMSEGFAKFYLGLYLRKIFNPVAWYRFITGKSETDKIGKSLKVALGGMMKKLSGVGRKTGNTPKPVGSGGTPASGSCVAAKKEVRGGLSVTVPGAGDLQFNKGFLDAYNRITGRGGRVYFIFGEHDNFKYEFNSEFVDAMPEEFQAGIDAVTVEEIAQANHMYTLREWQDIIIDKCMAWITPG
- a CDS encoding 7-cyano-7-deazaguanine synthase; its protein translation is MKRCTKCVLPETYPGIQFDEDGVCNFCRMFRGVERLKKSMAKYKGRFEKLLAEKNRTGGYDAIMAFSGGKDSTYTMAVLKNEYDLSILAMTLDNGFISPQSLENIRNVVEGLNVDHVLYKPRLDTLSKLFLHCADEDIYSRKGLERASSICTTCMGIVKFVALRLAIEGNIPFIFYGWSPGQAPVEASIFKNNPDMIRSMQEQFTDPMSKVVGEGVSNYFLTEDHFSTPERFPTNVSPLAFLEYDEKAIIEQIKDLGWKKPDDTDPNSTNCLLNAVGIDVHKERLGFHPYAFELAGLVRGGYMKRQEAIERLEEASDESVVKMVRDRLEKSADSD
- the nadE gene encoding NAD(+) synthase → MEFNRNVLDFDVESITEQLVDFIRDQVQNNFHKKGIIIGLSGGIDSAVCAALAVKALGKDRVFGVLLPERDSSPVSREYGRKCAESLDIRYHEVEISPMLDVFGVYAKRDSVVEKYFPEYDGDQKFRLTLPQDLLDRDRISTYHLEVEIAEGKIESKRLAHKDYLKMMAANDIKQRVRMTQLYYEAEKRHYIVCGTTNLPETIQGFFVKFGDGGVDIEPLTDLYKAQVFALGRHLGVPQEVLDRTPSPDTYSLPVSDKDFYFCMPYETLDLVMYAMFNEVPIEKTAEVIGMTVEQVDRAWKDLERKKKATATLRQLPPAPELKL
- a CDS encoding AMP-binding protein, whose product is MLLQEFLENSASRHPDREALVSGDRRLSFGEIDNMANQLAHTLRDSGVGYGDRVAILIDNSPETVIALWAVLKADAVFLIINPTTKSDKIRYILGNCRAAALITHQSRWRQAAEAAAEAESLKTVICAGDKAGELKESSPDTLTFLTLDEALNDAPGTRPERKAIDIDLAALIYTSGSTGNPKGVMLTHLNMVAASTSVSTYLENTENDRIINVLPLSFDYGLYQVIMAAQFSGTVILERSFTYPYQTIKLIHEEKATGFPIVPTMSAILLQMKELAKEDFSNLRYITNTAAALPVSHINGLRDVFPSTKIYSMYGLTECKRVSYLHPDQIDIRPESVGKGMPNEQVYLVDENDDLITRPDVTGELVVRGANVMKGYWELPEETARRLRPGIHPWEKSLYTGDLFRMDKEGYLYFVSRRDDIIKSRGEKVSPREVENALYAIEDVVEAAVTGVPDDILGEAVKAFVVLKDGSELSEKAIIAHCSRNLEDFMVPKIIELRESLPRTTTGKITTKNL
- a CDS encoding acyl carrier protein, which codes for MDIREQIKSFVIENFLFGSDDATIGDDDSFLESGIIDSTGVLEVVGFIEDEFDIEVLDEELVPDNFDSLNKLIAYVTKKQG
- a CDS encoding MBL fold metallo-hydrolase, producing MDDIRIRHLVVGPLGTNCFIVSCTKSSEAIIIDPGGDSPSIISAVKEDGLRPVMIVLTHGHSDHMASAAGLTREFDIGIAMHGDDIETMKKSVEDSPHWGLGDVEYPEVKTLLSAGDTIRFGEVEAEVRHTPGHTLGGISLVLGDAVFAGDTLFAGSIGRTDFFGGDMETLVASVRSELFTLPDDTAVFCGHGPATTIGEEKVRNPYLNGTF
- a CDS encoding 4Fe-4S binding protein produces the protein MSERDVEKNIDLICIDDSKCIVCGACVAVCPTEALIIEGLTLKSVPERCRPCGQAALVCPTGALRCPQKGEKSKNG
- a CDS encoding NAD(P)/FAD-dependent oxidoreductase, whose protein sequence is MMTDERFDVVVIGGGPGGTRTASGVSRLGLSTLILEKRERIGYPVRCAEAIGPAEGIARYIDVKEPFVTSVVNGLTIVSPDGKRYQKEMKGIGYIVDRELLDLHIAEAACSNGAVLRTGHQATGLIREDGKVVGVNVLELSTRRKYRVQSKITVGSDGVESLSPRWAGLKGPTRVDEIFSCAQYLVECVDLPDKYVEFHLSSTFAPGGYGWVFPKGNGSANIGVGINPELASGLTARDYLEKFMDRVCPEGDRKRFVCGGTLLSDSLPSLAVDGFIAVGEAANQNNPFTGGGILNAIMAGDMAATTICRCFEKGDFSSSGLSTYTKEWKRNEGRMNKRFYLAGKVFYSLDDRTMDKVLSALNTREGLITRKGLGSAKLIGVLLRSSPSLLGKTLMKALSARKRSRKTFSGLNT
- a CDS encoding cupin domain-containing protein, with translation MLDLKIGKATEIEASEVKMEGVENVSIRWLISKADGAPNFAMRLFEVGPGGHTPLHSHEWEHEVYIVSGEGILTFEGEEKPFIGGDFIFVPGGNMHRFSNTGESPARFLCLVPNSSYD
- a CDS encoding DUF2059 domain-containing protein, producing the protein MRRIVAVTIVFVFAWLTVANANETQNRALAEELLDAMEMQETIEKSFEMVKEMIPAQMKAMGVSEEATSDEDKEAAQKMTDLIMKEVSWDNLKDDYITIYAETFTEEELRGLVAFYKSHVGRKFIEKQPELMKRSMQISQMKMMELMPKIQALTQEMEDQETARPESDE